The Malaclemys terrapin pileata isolate rMalTer1 chromosome 20, rMalTer1.hap1, whole genome shotgun sequence genome contains the following window.
gtttctacgaggcactgcattccatcctcggtgcggccgccaccactaccccaccagtgaccgtggactctgaggatgggatagtgtccacggctggatcctcggacatgttagcggacggggaagatgaggaaggagatgaggaggacgaggcagtcgacagcgctcacaacgctgatttccccgacagccaggatctcttcatcacccttacagagatcccctaccaaccctccccagccgttaccccggacacagaatctggggaaggatcagccagtaagtgttgtaaaaatctaaacatttatttgtaacagaacaggaatattaacaatttaaaaaatgggtttctcatgattagtttgattagcttaacggttcagtcatgggcagtgcaactattgaaaaaaaatctagcaatgtccggttttgcatgattgtcctgcccaagccgctctactggttagtcactgctacagcagctacagtaaaatgcggtctatatgtccggggatggagcagaaatcctcctgtgacatctcgaggaagctctcctggaggtaattggaaatccgctgcattaggttcttggggagagcggccttattgggtcctccgtagtaggacacgttgccacgccacgagactatcaagtactctggaatcattgctctgcacagcatggcggcatacggccctggtctttgcaggctttcccggagcattctctctttctcgctgtcagagatcctcatgagggtgatgtcgctcatgatgacctgctttgaatgaggtaggggaatgttagtgttgggactgctttgccgttcctttacagaactgtaaccgctggtttgcagccacgcggtggaggcgggagaggggcagccgaaagggatcgttcccggggacagccgcgagggtgtgggacaggagcagacttcctgcttgccgaattgctggcagcagggaccgacattgatttcaatgtgaaatgaggccattgctaatattaaagttttaagctgccacaagtctacggcttaccatgtctgcctgcaacagaaattccgttctcctgagaggcttctcaaatgtgctgtagaagaccccaggcactgaatgcgaaggccgagaattcgaccttgtgctgagtgcgcatgtgataggtgctgtgcatggtcttgttaacagagaaagactatgttctttgttcacaactacatttatctttctgaggaattcactccctttttcccattcccacagccccatctgcgactgtctcacaacctagcctgtcatcacactcccagaggctagcgcggattaggcataagaagaagaggacacgggaggacatgttctcggagcttatagcctgctccagagcccaggcagcacagcagacccagtggcgggagaacttgacccgaatgcaccaagccaacatggatcgggaggagaggtggcgtcaggaagaccagcaggcgactcaaaccctgcttggactaatgagggagcaaacggacacgctccggcgccttgtggatgttctgcaggaacggaggcaggaggacagagccccgctgcagtccatctctaaccgccctcccccgccaccaagtcccatactcccctcacccaaagtgcacagaaggagaggcggcagagtccctgctaactctcactccacccctgcagagagctcgagcagcagaaggctctcattccccaaaatttgacaagttctttccttcccgcctgacacaagcccccgtccaagtttcactttcccagttccatgtttggttgataataaaaaatacgtttctgttaactactgtttccatcatgttcttttggaggagggggggatagggggttggtaattcgacaggacagtcacctttggcagggtatatagtcgggggcaggcacagcagccgggcacatacatagtgcagtgatgcagtgactagttaccctggttagtctgggaggttgttttcatgttatgtggtggggggtgggttgctctgtgactttgtggcaggggagggcagttacagatcttaagcggcggtccttaggcaggatcacagagccacacagcaggggatctgtaaccgtcctccccctgccacaaagtcacatagacccccccatacacacagtccctatcaggaggggtgacaggctccgttgaaacaaccatcccaccgcagcggagcctgtcaatccttgagtttagaagctgcattcgcgccactacagtacacccgctccgcaccacagtctgtgtcccagttttaaaaaattcccgcgaatacagtattaaagaaaacggtgtgctttaacaaagtagaactatttttattttgaaacgtgtgttggaagtggggtgaagggggtatgtaactggataggatagtcaacattaactgggtaaagaaacgggggcaggtttagcttctcaatacacaaactttaaagtcacaggttaccctgctcactcaggaactttgctttcaaagccttccggatgcacagcgcttcccgctggtctcttctaatcgcccggctgtctggctgtgagtaatcagcagccaggctattttcctcaacctcccaccccgccataaaggtctcccccttgctctcacagagattgtggagcacacagcaagctgcaataacaatggggatattggtttcgctgagatcacagcgagtcagtaagcttctccatctccccttgagacgtccaaaagcacactccaccaccattctgcacttgctcagccggtagttgaagagttctttttcagtgtccagggcgccagtatagggcttcatgagccagggcattagcgggtaggctgggtccccgaggatgactataggcatctccacatccccaagagttattttgtggtccgggaagtaaataccttgctgcagccgtctaaacagaccagagttcctgaaaacacgagcgtcatgaaccttgcccgaccatcccacgtagatgttggtaaaacgtcccctgtggtccaccagtgcttgcagcaccatggaaaagtagccctttctgttaatgtactggctggcctgatgttccggtgccaggatagggatgtgagttccatctatggccccaccgcagtttgggaatcccatcgctgcgaagccatctatgatcgcctccacgtttcccagggtcactacctttggcagcagtacatcaacgattgccttggctacttgcatcacaacaacccccacggtagatttgcccaccccaaactggttcgcgactgaccggtagctgtctggcgttgcaagcttccacagggctatggccactcgcttctggacagtcagggctgctcgcatccgggtgtcattgcgcttcagggcaggggacagcaactcacaaagttccaggaaagttcccttccgcatgcgaaagtttcgcagccactgggattcatcccagacctgcagcactatgcggtcccaccactcagtgcttgtttcccgtgcccagaatctcctttccacggcatcaacatgacccattgccaccgtgatgttctcggcgctgggtcccctgctttctgagaggtctgtgctactctcagacttcaggccatcaccgcgttgacgtagcctcctcgcctgacttttctgcatctgcctcagggaaaggtgtatgataagttgcgaggcgttgagagcggccacaactgcagtgatggttgcagcaggctccatgctcgcagtgctgtggcgtccgcgctgtcactgactagaaaagtgcgcgaactgatttcccgccggcgctttcagggagggagggcgggagtgatggacggatgacgacagttacccaaaagcaccctggacacattttttttacccagaaggcatttgcggctccacccagaattccaatgggcagcggggactgcgggaactgtgggatagctgaccacagtgcaccacttccaatgtcgacgctttccccgttagtgtggactcacaaagtcgaattactgtccttagtgtggacacacacgttcgactttgcaatatcgattccaaaaattcgatttaagtaaaatcgaactactctcgtagtgtagacaaggcctcactgTCGGAGCCACATGTAAGaggcaccatccggctgccctgttagccgcgcgcgctctgcatgcggcgggaggggggggggaagtccggacattaacaaattccccccggacgctatttttagttcaaaaatccggacatgtccgggggaatccggacgaatggtaaccctaggatgggGCTGTGTGAGATCTGAGTGGGGCGTGCAGGTCTCCCGGCTGACCCCTTCCTGCTCCGTTGCCTCTCTCCTGTGACCGGGCCAGTGTGACACGCGGGTAAGAAGAGAGTCACATCCATGGCCCGTCCCAccccctgggaagcagagaacgCCACGGCTCTGACCCCAAGGGATTTACCTTCCCATGGtaccggctcccagcccctcctggccGCAGGGCTATCTCTGGAgctcccccccgacacacacacacacacggatgcAGCCTGCGCCTTGTCCTTAAATATCAGCAGCACCATTAACAGTCAGCACTAGGTGGGCAGGCAGCATTCGAGAGGGAAcgaccagaaggaaccattaggtCACCCAGGCTGAGCTCCCATATGACCCGAGCCAGTGAGCTGTGCCCAGCAGGGTCTGGCTCAGCTgggatgtgttttttttgttGGTGGCTGCGTTTCTTTGCTGGATACCTGGGCAGTAGGGGCAGGTGATGCTGCCAGCcaaggcagcagcagggggcaccGCTAGGGCAGGGAAGTTGGTGGGCAGATATTGACCGATCCAGTAGCAGCAGCAATTCCCCTGCCAGTTCAGAGCTGGGTCCCATCACCCTGGCAATTCCCAGGAAAGGGGgacctgctccctgctgctgctgcagaaccTTCCCTTAGCCTGGGCCTGGAATTGCCCTTGTGCCAGCTGGGGActgtggggcgggaggggaacaAGGACAGGGAGGATGTTAGAGCAGATGTTAGAGGGGTTAGGGTCTGGACACAGCTCCTTGGCTGTTGGCTGATGAGCTCCACGGGGCAGTGACTGTCCTTCACCACATGGGCTGTGGGGGCAGGACGAGGTGTTGGCCAGGCCCTAGACAGCCCCCAACAGCCAGGGGCCAGCCTCACTGAGGGGTCACCTCTCTCCCGGCTGTACTGCCCCAGCTGGGTCAGCGGGGTGCCAGTGCTTGGGCCCCTTGTACTAGGAGAGTGCACAGTGCCAGAAAAtgggagcccagcctggctgagctCTTAGGTTCTTGCACAACTTAAATGATCCTGGGGAATGAAACCAGAGAGAGCTTGTCCCCCTGtctgcccagctgggctggaaTCAGAGCCACTATCCAAGACGTGGCACAAACCCACAAGCCATttacctcctgccccacccacagcACCGGGCACCACTGACAACCCCACTGACAGCTCTGacccattccccttcccaggcgctctccctgcccccatccgctACCGGAGACGGACATTCGCCTGGCCAGGGGACTTCGTGCGGCTCCAGTGCTCCATGTTCTCCCGGACCCCAGCCACCCGCATCGTCTTCTGTAAGGATGGGGAGGAAGTTTCATCTCAGACAGGCTTAGTGGGAAACTCACCAACGACTATGACCATGTGGTGTCCAGGCCCAGCCCCGGGAATTACTCCTGTGCGTACGAGATCAAGGACAGCGACAACCAGTTGACCaaatcccagctcagccctgccaagCACCTCAGCATCACCGGtaaggcgtgtgtgtgtgtgtgaccataTCAGCTCAGCCCTGCTCAGCATCCTGGGAAGGTGAGTGGTGGTCAATGGCACAGCAAAGACGGGGCTTTCGAAAGGGTACCGTCAGAAGAGAAAATTAGCTCACCCAGGCTGAGCTCCCATATGACCCGGGCCAGGAAGCCGCGCCCAGTgaccctgcatccagcccagcaGAGGCTGGCCAAGCCAGGAGGCAGCTTTTCAGTCATGGCTGCCTGTCTTTTCTGGCTGCCTGAGCCGCAGGGGCAGGGGATGCTGCCAGCcaaagctggggtggggaaggtgttGGACAGATATTGACCTGCCCAGCGGCAGCAGCCATTCCCCTGCGAGTTCAGAGCTGGGTCCCATCACCCTGGTGATTCCTGGGAAAGGGGGATccactccctgctgctgctccagggccTTCCCTTAGCCTGGGCCTGTAATTGCCCTTGGTGTCCCCTGTgccagctggggggcaggaggggcacaAGGACAGGGAGGATGTTAGAGCAGATGTCAGAGGGGATAGGGACAGAACACAGCTCCTTGGCTGTTGGCTGACGAGCTCCATGAGGAAACAACTGGCCTTCGCTCCATGGGCTATCGGGGTAGGCCGAGGTGTGGACCGTGCCCTAGACAGCCCCCAATGGCCAGTGGCTGCCCTTTCTGAGGGGTCACTTCTCTCCTGGCCGTACTGCCCCAGCTGGGTCAGCAGGGTGCCTGTGCTAGGGCCCCTGGTTCTAGGAGAGTGTGCAGTGCCAGATAAtaggagcccagcccagccgagCCCTTAGGCT
Protein-coding sequences here:
- the LOC128826714 gene encoding uncharacterized protein LOC128826714, which encodes MLADGEDEEGDEEDEAVDSAHNADFPDSQDLFITLTEIPYQPSPAVTPDTESGEGSATPSATVSQPSLSSHSQRLARIRHKKKRTREDMFSELIACSRAQAAQQTQWRENLTRMHQANMDREERWRQEDQQATQTLLGLMREQTDTLRRLVDVLQERRQEDRAPLQSISNRPPPPPSPILPSPKVHRRRGGRVPANSHSTPAESSSSRRLSFPKI